A region from the Agrobacterium cucumeris genome encodes:
- a CDS encoding ribbon-helix-helix domain-containing protein → MRTTQSLSITLPIEMVKAKVASGEYATESEVIRDGLRTLAARDAAVERWLRDEVAPAYDAHKAKPARAVPLNEGMANVRARIAKGEGRD, encoded by the coding sequence ATGCGAACCACTCAATCTCTGAGCATTACCCTGCCGATCGAAATGGTCAAGGCAAAGGTCGCGTCCGGGGAGTACGCCACCGAAAGCGAAGTTATTCGCGACGGTCTCCGTACTCTGGCCGCACGAGATGCCGCTGTCGAGCGCTGGCTGCGAGATGAGGTTGCTCCAGCTTACGACGCCCACAAAGCGAAACCTGCCCGTGCCGTCCCACTCAACGAAGGCATGGCCAATGTACGTGCGCGCATCGCCAAGGGTGAAGGCCGCGATTGA
- a CDS encoding DNA-methyltransferase — protein MKTAKVVRQAPLCINESMIFEGDALTVLQRLPDQHAQCIVTSPPYWGLRDYNIDDQIGLEPTLPQFINSLVTVFREARRVLRDDGILWLNIGDGFTSGNRGWRAPDKKNPARAMSVRPNTPDGLKPKDLMGIPWRLAFALQDDGWYLRADIIWNKPNAMPESVKDRPTRAHEYLFMFSKQEQYFYDRDAVKELNGRNIRSVWNVNTTPFPGAHFATFPQKLIEPCLKASTRTNDFVLDPFFGSGTVGLAAEQLGRNYIGIELNPDYVTIAANRLETSSEAVVRVAA, from the coding sequence ATGAAAACTGCGAAGGTAGTCCGCCAGGCACCGCTCTGTATCAACGAGAGCATGATTTTCGAGGGTGACGCCCTAACCGTTCTGCAACGCCTACCGGATCAACATGCACAGTGCATTGTAACTTCTCCGCCATACTGGGGCCTAAGAGATTACAATATCGATGACCAGATTGGGTTAGAGCCTACCCTCCCCCAATTCATAAATAGCTTGGTCACTGTGTTCCGCGAAGCCCGGCGAGTATTACGTGATGATGGTATACTGTGGCTTAATATTGGAGACGGCTTCACTAGCGGCAACCGAGGTTGGCGAGCTCCTGACAAGAAAAATCCAGCACGCGCTATGTCGGTACGGCCAAATACACCCGATGGACTGAAGCCGAAAGACTTGATGGGTATTCCGTGGCGCCTTGCATTTGCGTTGCAGGACGACGGCTGGTATTTGCGAGCCGACATTATCTGGAACAAACCGAATGCCATGCCGGAAAGTGTGAAAGACCGGCCGACCCGAGCACATGAATATCTGTTTATGTTTTCCAAACAGGAGCAATATTTTTACGACCGCGATGCGGTGAAAGAGCTAAATGGCCGTAACATCAGATCTGTCTGGAACGTTAACACGACTCCTTTTCCCGGCGCACACTTCGCAACTTTCCCACAAAAACTCATAGAGCCTTGCCTGAAGGCATCCACGCGAACAAATGACTTCGTCCTTGATCCCTTTTTTGGATCAGGTACGGTCGGACTAGCTGCGGAGCAACTCGGTCGAAACTACATCGGAATCGAGCTTAATCCAGACTACGTTACTATCGCTGCAAATAGACTCGAAACCTCCTCTGAAGCTGTCGTGCGGGTGGCAGCATGA
- a CDS encoding XcyI family restriction endonuclease: MIPAPDLQIEFAANLAEVRHLMLQEALQETVRTLDIRALDAELAKYTPSHSLQQLAGFSLRGELIFPVPLVLRANPRLLGYYRLLYGYSQKAFYVPDIAGKFASMEIRGTLRGEIDRELEAFCEEMCDAGAQLLTGILAQPVTLALLNDLTILTLGPQWRGGANNRKGTAGIIKVFNAIRDIVQNHLVTADARRMTVRNAAGRTVLIEFASDPDIVIREEMRTDSYRNIVAIEVKGGEDFSNIHNRIGEAEKSHQKAKANKYVECWTVVNVDRVDMEIAAQESPSTNRFYRISSLAQAEGEEYEEFCDLVVAMTGIPTAI, encoded by the coding sequence ATGATTCCTGCACCAGATTTGCAAATTGAATTCGCGGCCAACCTTGCAGAGGTTCGTCACTTGATGCTCCAAGAGGCTCTGCAAGAGACCGTTAGAACGCTGGATATTCGAGCCCTTGATGCAGAATTGGCTAAATACACACCCAGTCACAGCTTACAGCAGTTGGCAGGCTTCAGCTTGCGTGGCGAGTTGATATTCCCCGTCCCATTGGTGCTTAGGGCTAACCCACGTCTGTTAGGTTACTATCGTCTTCTTTACGGCTACAGCCAGAAAGCTTTCTATGTTCCCGATATCGCGGGAAAGTTTGCGAGTATGGAAATCAGAGGAACATTGCGTGGTGAGATCGATCGCGAACTAGAGGCTTTCTGTGAAGAGATGTGTGATGCAGGTGCCCAACTCCTAACCGGCATTTTGGCGCAGCCTGTCACGCTTGCTCTTCTCAATGATCTGACGATATTAACACTTGGCCCTCAGTGGCGTGGCGGAGCTAATAATCGTAAGGGCACAGCGGGCATTATTAAAGTCTTCAATGCGATACGCGATATTGTTCAAAATCATTTGGTAACCGCCGATGCACGCCGTATGACTGTCCGTAACGCGGCCGGACGAACCGTTCTCATTGAATTTGCTTCCGACCCCGACATTGTCATCCGCGAAGAAATGCGGACCGACAGCTACCGGAATATAGTCGCGATCGAAGTGAAAGGTGGGGAAGATTTTTCCAACATTCACAATCGCATTGGTGAAGCTGAGAAGAGTCATCAAAAAGCAAAAGCGAATAAATATGTAGAGTGCTGGACTGTCGTCAACGTGGATCGGGTCGACATGGAGATAGCAGCCCAAGAGTCTCCATCGACAAATCGCTTCTACCGAATTTCCAGCCTGGCACAGGCCGAAGGGGAAGAGTATGAGGAGTTCTGTGACTTAGTGGTAGCGATGACCGGCATCCCTACTGCCATTTAG
- a CDS encoding glycosyltransferase family 25 protein → MLPISTFPIYIISIARARARLEKMLEGAAGLELDLRPVEGVDGKTVPPAEWADFDRSGFELRNGRHALAGEYGCYASHIKALEIFLATDAPVAVIVEDDVAFTPEFSERVKAMVAVMPENAVVKLTNHRRSGFKGRKTSALGDTLGRCIYGPQGSSACYIISRGGAEQFLKTARVMTLPFDRALECGWGYGTKVYVTDRDFLPFGDPDTLVGTRAEYRGSKFARIKRIPAYLSSFYDNIARYVYAYR, encoded by the coding sequence ATGCTGCCGATTTCCACTTTCCCCATCTACATCATTTCCATTGCCCGGGCGCGGGCGCGGCTTGAGAAGATGCTGGAGGGCGCTGCCGGCCTTGAGCTGGATCTGCGCCCGGTGGAAGGTGTCGATGGCAAGACTGTTCCACCCGCCGAGTGGGCAGATTTCGACCGGAGCGGTTTCGAGCTGCGCAATGGCCGCCATGCGCTCGCCGGTGAATATGGCTGCTATGCCAGCCATATAAAGGCACTGGAGATATTCCTTGCCACCGATGCGCCGGTGGCTGTGATCGTCGAGGATGATGTTGCCTTCACGCCGGAGTTTTCCGAACGGGTCAAGGCAATGGTTGCGGTAATGCCGGAAAACGCCGTCGTCAAACTGACCAATCACCGCCGCAGCGGTTTCAAGGGCCGGAAAACCAGCGCGCTTGGCGATACGCTTGGCCGCTGCATCTACGGTCCGCAGGGATCATCCGCCTGCTACATCATCTCGCGGGGCGGGGCGGAGCAGTTTCTCAAAACGGCAAGGGTGATGACGCTGCCTTTCGACCGCGCCCTGGAATGCGGCTGGGGCTATGGCACGAAAGTCTATGTCACTGACAGGGACTTCCTGCCGTTCGGCGACCCGGACACGCTGGTCGGCACCCGGGCGGAATATCGCGGCAGCAAGTTCGCCCGTATTAAACGGATTCCGGCCTATCTCTCGAGCTTCTATGACAATATTGCGCGGTATGTGTATGCGTATCGGTAG
- a CDS encoding YcbK family protein, translated as MKTVEGAKGRVSCQRLVIAVSLLGLSGCVSAVTDDEMAANTKKPEIAGQQRTQTAAAAVAAPAAGAQPGHYVDPAVASASGGAVPAQPQTPGGPAQVYGAAADIGGLTTQPTAISAGTSSIYSTARAATPSVAADGSAAATPSQKIIPAVSSVYSAPAQPQLQPQPVSAPVPVPVAEQHSENREPVPTPPPQQLAAAAAAQPAANAVPAGEKQESEGTGVTLAAFFAGAAKKRLPKMIESGSAATTEVASLPGGSDPTMGIALSGRSMMSEEFDDAHLEDEDDQPTGLMKLASLSGLTRVSPNGLFLQTDRVEVGCFKPELVRMIKDVERHYNSPAIVTSGYRPPKGVRQGSKHYTCDAADIQIKGVSKWELATYLRSLPERGGVGTYCHTESVHMDTGEPRDWNWRCRRTAARK; from the coding sequence ATGAAAACTGTCGAGGGCGCGAAAGGACGCGTTTCCTGTCAGCGTCTCGTTATTGCGGTTTCGCTGCTCGGGCTTTCCGGCTGCGTTTCGGCGGTGACGGATGATGAGATGGCCGCCAACACCAAGAAGCCGGAAATCGCCGGGCAACAGCGCACGCAGACGGCCGCAGCGGCCGTCGCGGCACCCGCGGCCGGTGCCCAGCCGGGGCATTATGTGGATCCCGCCGTTGCATCGGCATCCGGTGGCGCCGTGCCGGCCCAGCCGCAGACACCGGGTGGCCCGGCGCAGGTTTATGGTGCCGCCGCCGATATTGGCGGGCTGACGACGCAGCCAACGGCAATTTCCGCCGGCACATCCAGCATCTATTCCACCGCCCGCGCGGCAACCCCTTCCGTAGCGGCAGATGGTTCCGCTGCCGCTACCCCATCGCAGAAGATCATTCCCGCCGTCAGCAGCGTTTATTCAGCACCGGCGCAGCCGCAACTCCAGCCTCAGCCTGTCTCCGCGCCAGTTCCGGTGCCGGTGGCGGAACAGCACAGCGAAAACCGCGAGCCTGTTCCTACACCCCCGCCGCAGCAGCTTGCAGCCGCCGCCGCTGCGCAACCTGCGGCAAACGCTGTGCCCGCAGGCGAGAAACAGGAAAGCGAAGGCACGGGTGTAACGCTTGCGGCATTTTTCGCCGGCGCCGCCAAAAAACGGCTGCCGAAAATGATCGAGAGCGGCTCGGCCGCGACGACCGAGGTTGCGTCACTGCCCGGCGGGTCGGACCCGACAATGGGCATCGCGCTTTCCGGCCGTTCGATGATGTCGGAGGAATTCGACGATGCGCATCTCGAAGATGAGGATGACCAGCCGACCGGCCTCATGAAGCTGGCGTCGCTTTCCGGCCTGACCCGTGTTTCTCCGAATGGTCTTTTCCTGCAGACGGATCGCGTCGAAGTTGGCTGCTTCAAGCCGGAACTGGTCCGCATGATCAAGGATGTCGAGCGGCATTATAACAGCCCGGCGATCGTCACTTCGGGCTATCGTCCGCCAAAGGGCGTGAGGCAGGGTTCCAAGCATTATACTTGCGATGCCGCCGATATTCAGATCAAGGGCGTCTCCAAGTGGGAGCTTGCCACCTATCTGCGTTCCCTGCCTGAACGCGGTGGCGTCGGCACCTATTGCCACACCGAATCGGTTCATATGGACACGGGCGAGCCGAGAGACTGGAACTGGCGCTGCCGTCGCACCGCCGCGCGCAAGTAA
- a CDS encoding VOC family protein gives MRYLHTMVRVKDLGESMKFYCDLMGLEEIRRIENEKGRFTLVFLAARDDIAVAKEKKAPSLELTYNWDTEDYTGGRNFGHLAYEVDNIYDFCARLQQNGVVINRPPRDGHMAFVRSPDGISFEILQKGESLAPAEPWISMQNTGSW, from the coding sequence ATGCGGTATCTGCACACAATGGTTCGTGTCAAAGACCTTGGCGAATCAATGAAATTCTATTGCGACCTCATGGGTCTCGAAGAAATACGCCGAATCGAAAACGAAAAAGGCCGATTCACTCTGGTTTTTCTTGCCGCGCGTGATGACATTGCTGTGGCCAAGGAAAAAAAGGCGCCGAGCCTCGAACTCACCTATAATTGGGATACCGAGGATTACACCGGCGGCCGCAATTTCGGCCATCTGGCTTACGAGGTCGACAATATCTACGACTTCTGCGCCAGGCTGCAGCAGAATGGCGTCGTGATCAACCGGCCGCCGCGTGATGGGCACATGGCCTTCGTTCGTTCGCCTGACGGTATTTCTTTCGAGATTCTGCAGAAGGGCGAAAGCCTCGCACCAGCCGAACCGTGGATATCTATGCAGAATACCGGTTCCTGGTAA
- a CDS encoding cold-shock protein: protein MADRMSSKTIVDVEDLSGDAVDLTEITGVVKWFDVAKGFGFIVPDNGTQDVLLHVSCLRRDGYQTILEGTRIVALIQRRDRGFQAFRILSMDQSTAVHPSQLPPVRTHVQVTPSSGLERAIVKWFNRTKGFGFLTRGEGTEDIFVHMETLRRFGLTELRPGQVVLVRFGDGDKGLMAAEIHPDNPVSVGMSH from the coding sequence ATGGCTGATAGGATGTCATCGAAGACGATAGTCGATGTCGAGGACCTTTCGGGCGATGCCGTGGACCTGACCGAAATTACCGGCGTCGTGAAATGGTTCGACGTCGCCAAGGGTTTCGGCTTCATCGTGCCTGATAACGGCACGCAGGATGTGCTGCTGCACGTCTCCTGCCTGCGCCGCGACGGATACCAGACCATTCTCGAAGGCACCCGCATCGTCGCCCTCATCCAGCGGCGCGACCGCGGCTTCCAGGCTTTCCGCATCCTGTCGATGGATCAATCGACCGCCGTTCACCCCTCGCAGCTGCCGCCGGTGCGCACCCATGTGCAGGTCACACCCTCAAGCGGGCTGGAGCGCGCCATCGTCAAGTGGTTCAACCGCACCAAGGGTTTCGGCTTCCTGACGCGCGGCGAAGGAACGGAAGACATTTTTGTGCATATGGAAACGCTGCGTCGTTTCGGCCTGACGGAACTGCGCCCGGGCCAGGTGGTGCTGGTGCGTTTCGGCGATGGCGACAAAGGTTTGATGGCGGCGGAAATCCACCCCGACAATCCGGTTTCAGTCGGGATGTCGCACTGA
- a CDS encoding DUF192 domain-containing protein, with protein MALLFFSLAGAVQAQQQTFTTEPLTIEATSGKTHEFTAELALSNAQREQGLMFRKAMPLESGMLFDFGQERDVAMWMRNTLIPLDMLFIARDGRITHIHENAVPHSEAIISSRGPVKFVLELNGGTAKRYGIKPGDMVRSGQIGNRK; from the coding sequence ATGGCGCTTCTTTTTTTCTCGCTCGCAGGCGCCGTTCAGGCCCAGCAACAGACTTTCACAACCGAGCCGCTGACCATCGAAGCCACGTCAGGGAAAACCCACGAATTCACGGCGGAGCTGGCACTTAGCAATGCCCAGCGCGAACAGGGACTGATGTTCCGCAAAGCCATGCCGCTTGAAAGCGGCATGCTGTTCGATTTCGGCCAGGAACGCGACGTGGCCATGTGGATGCGCAACACGCTCATCCCGCTCGACATGCTGTTCATCGCCCGCGATGGGCGTATCACCCATATTCACGAAAATGCAGTTCCGCATTCGGAAGCAATCATCAGCTCCCGTGGTCCGGTTAAATTTGTGCTTGAACTGAATGGCGGCACCGCAAAGCGCTATGGCATCAAGCCGGGCGATATGGTCCGCAGCGGACAAATCGGCAACCGGAAATAA
- a CDS encoding BON domain-containing protein, which translates to MFNLSGIQESFFGDRMAGVCQAITSALAFESGLEKSRISATVENDVIYLEGTADSVEAIDIAINLAASISNCRILSHIEPVY; encoded by the coding sequence ATGTTCAATTTGTCAGGCATTCAGGAAAGCTTCTTCGGAGACCGCATGGCAGGCGTTTGCCAGGCGATCACCTCTGCTCTTGCCTTCGAATCAGGTCTCGAAAAGTCGCGTATTTCCGCAACCGTTGAAAACGATGTGATCTATCTGGAAGGCACGGCTGATTCGGTCGAGGCGATCGATATCGCCATCAATCTTGCTGCTTCCATCTCCAATTGCCGGATTCTGAGCCATATCGAGCCGGTTTACTGA
- a CDS encoding DUF982 domain-containing protein, with product MLINRTEPCHHASWMKPVAIHLPLCVAVEIYSPLVALDMLMYRWPEEHGPEYEEARRNCLDAIAGRCDIEKARESFLVASSHAHILNIH from the coding sequence ATGCTGATTAACAGGACGGAGCCGTGTCACCACGCCTCGTGGATGAAGCCCGTTGCCATTCATCTGCCGCTGTGCGTAGCCGTGGAAATCTACAGCCCGCTGGTGGCGCTGGACATGCTGATGTACCGCTGGCCGGAAGAACATGGGCCGGAATATGAAGAAGCGCGCAGAAACTGTCTCGATGCGATCGCCGGCAGATGCGACATCGAAAAAGCCCGGGAATCGTTTCTCGTCGCAAGCAGTCACGCACATATTCTGAACATCCACTAA
- a CDS encoding ceramide glucosyltransferase yields METVFALCAILLLAFNLLGIGLAGWRLRRRDTENALVRQKPPVSIVVPLRGVENFTSLTLSRAFELDWPDYELLFCIADEFDPVIEEVRRTSAAFPAISAQVLLGDDRISANPKLNNCVKGWRAARHEWVILADSNVLMPKSYIATMMSAWRPDSGLVCSPPLGSRPAGFWAHVECAFLNGSQGRWQYAAEAIGIGFAQGKSMLWNKPFLEDHGGIRALAAEIAEDAASTKLVRNAGRNVHLVSPPFEQPLGQRHPSEIWSRQTRWARLRRVTFPQYFAPEILTGALPPLLLALAAAAMMDINLAITAFAVPAIMYVPELVLAALNGWPLSLYTLPAMIARDMIMPVVWTRSWIGSAVAWRGNVMTIGTAESTLAGPSAD; encoded by the coding sequence ATGGAAACTGTCTTTGCTCTTTGCGCAATTCTGCTGCTTGCCTTCAATCTTCTCGGCATTGGTCTGGCCGGCTGGCGCCTGAGGCGGCGCGACACGGAAAACGCACTTGTGCGACAAAAGCCACCCGTCTCGATCGTGGTGCCCCTGCGCGGTGTCGAAAACTTCACGTCGCTGACGCTGTCGCGGGCGTTTGAACTCGACTGGCCGGATTATGAATTGCTGTTTTGCATCGCCGATGAATTCGATCCGGTGATCGAGGAGGTGCGCCGGACGAGCGCCGCCTTCCCGGCGATCTCGGCGCAGGTGCTGCTCGGCGACGACCGTATCAGCGCCAATCCGAAGCTGAACAATTGCGTCAAGGGCTGGCGCGCCGCCCGGCATGAATGGGTCATCCTTGCCGATTCGAACGTGCTGATGCCGAAATCCTACATAGCGACCATGATGTCGGCCTGGCGGCCGGATAGCGGGCTGGTCTGCTCGCCGCCGCTTGGCTCACGTCCGGCAGGCTTTTGGGCACATGTGGAATGCGCTTTCCTCAATGGCTCGCAGGGCCGCTGGCAATATGCGGCGGAAGCGATCGGCATCGGTTTCGCACAGGGCAAGTCGATGTTGTGGAACAAGCCATTCCTGGAAGACCATGGCGGCATCCGCGCACTCGCTGCCGAAATCGCCGAAGACGCCGCCTCGACCAAACTGGTCAGAAACGCCGGCCGCAACGTGCATCTGGTCTCACCGCCTTTCGAGCAGCCGCTCGGCCAGCGCCACCCCAGTGAAATCTGGTCGCGCCAGACCCGCTGGGCGCGACTGAGGCGCGTGACATTCCCGCAATATTTCGCCCCGGAAATTCTGACCGGCGCCCTTCCCCCGCTCCTCCTTGCGCTCGCTGCCGCTGCGATGATGGACATAAACCTCGCCATCACCGCTTTTGCCGTGCCTGCCATCATGTATGTGCCGGAACTGGTGCTCGCAGCCCTCAATGGCTGGCCGCTATCCCTCTATACGCTGCCTGCCATGATCGCCCGGGATATGATCATGCCCGTCGTCTGGACCCGCAGCTGGATCGGCAGCGCGGTTGCCTGGCGCGGCAATGTCATGACGATCGGCACGGCAGAAAGCACATTGGCCGGGCCATCCGCAGACTGA
- a CDS encoding ETC complex I subunit, protein MSAKIYRPAKTAMQSGTAKTNVWVLEFDAEVPRKIDPIMGYTSSSDMKQQVKLTFETQEQAEAYAQRKGIEYRVILPKEATRKVVSYTDNFRFNRTQPWTH, encoded by the coding sequence ATGTCTGCGAAGATTTACCGCCCTGCAAAAACCGCCATGCAATCCGGCACGGCGAAGACCAATGTCTGGGTCCTGGAATTCGACGCCGAAGTTCCCCGCAAGATCGACCCGATCATGGGCTACACTTCCAGTTCCGACATGAAGCAGCAGGTCAAGCTGACATTCGAGACGCAGGAGCAGGCCGAAGCCTATGCGCAGCGCAAGGGCATCGAATACCGCGTCATCCTGCCGAAGGAAGCGACCCGCAAGGTGGTTTCCTACACCGACAATTTCCGTTTCAACCGCACCCAGCCCTGGACGCACTGA
- a CDS encoding deoxynucleotide monophosphate kinase has protein sequence MATPAGLEPATYCLEAVPANDNVPAELRALGAAIGKASTATLPPVIALTGLAGGGKSTASKYLVEKHGYQLVKFAGPLKDMLRAIGLGEGHIEGAHKETELAMLSGHTPRHAMQTLGTEWGRKCMGEDFWTNLWRSRVDGVLAFGGRVVVDDCRFPNEADEVRKLGGVVWRLVGRGGIAGSHESEAGCGEVDRIILNNGSRDAFNERLESNLVSETIFSQTA, from the coding sequence GTGGCGACCCCTGCAGGACTCGAACCTGCGACCTACTGCTTAGAAGCCGTACCGGCGAATGATAACGTTCCTGCCGAGCTGCGCGCACTCGGCGCGGCGATCGGGAAGGCCAGCACAGCCACCCTGCCACCCGTCATCGCTCTCACCGGTCTTGCTGGCGGCGGTAAGAGCACGGCCAGCAAGTACCTTGTCGAGAAGCATGGCTACCAGCTGGTAAAGTTCGCTGGGCCGTTGAAAGACATGCTGCGGGCGATTGGTCTGGGTGAGGGTCACATCGAGGGCGCGCACAAGGAGACCGAGCTTGCGATGTTGTCGGGGCACACGCCAAGGCATGCCATGCAAACGCTCGGCACAGAATGGGGCCGCAAGTGCATGGGTGAGGACTTCTGGACCAATCTCTGGCGCTCACGCGTAGACGGCGTGCTTGCTTTTGGCGGCCGCGTCGTTGTTGACGACTGCCGATTCCCCAATGAGGCCGACGAGGTGCGCAAGCTTGGCGGCGTTGTCTGGCGCCTAGTCGGCCGTGGCGGGATTGCCGGCAGCCATGAGAGCGAGGCTGGGTGTGGTGAGGTTGATCGGATTATCTTGAACAACGGATCGAGGGACGCTTTCAACGAGCGCCTGGAAAGTAATCTAGTCTCAGAAACAATATTTTCGCAAACGGCCTAA
- a CDS encoding class I SAM-dependent methyltransferase, with protein sequence MGTFDGRQADYIEGARRNVPGLDGLHRMAGLLLAERVPQDGRVLVVGAGGGLELKALSEQQSGWKFDGVDPSSDMLALAQKTIGNLSERIALHNGNISVAPAGPFDGAVCLLVFHHISPEDRKVTLDGIRQRLRPGSPFVLAHVSFPLSEPAYSTWIERHVKFGASSQMDADRHNAAKIGMRKAFIRSPEEEREYLQEAGFTSITQFYQAISFRGWVAYA encoded by the coding sequence GTGGGTACATTTGATGGAAGGCAGGCTGATTATATCGAAGGAGCTAGACGCAACGTTCCAGGGCTCGATGGACTTCATCGCATGGCAGGACTGCTTTTGGCCGAACGGGTGCCCCAGGACGGGCGAGTGCTCGTGGTCGGTGCGGGTGGTGGCCTTGAGCTAAAAGCACTGTCTGAACAGCAGTCAGGTTGGAAATTTGATGGTGTCGATCCGTCATCGGACATGCTTGCATTGGCACAAAAAACGATTGGAAACCTTAGTGAGCGCATAGCTCTTCACAATGGCAACATCTCTGTTGCACCCGCTGGGCCTTTCGATGGTGCAGTATGTCTGCTCGTATTCCACCATATCTCGCCCGAGGATAGGAAGGTCACGCTTGATGGCATTCGCCAGCGTCTACGACCGGGCTCGCCGTTCGTGCTAGCTCACGTCAGTTTCCCATTGAGTGAACCAGCTTACTCAACCTGGATCGAACGGCATGTCAAATTTGGCGCTTCTTCACAGATGGACGCCGATAGACATAACGCAGCTAAGATAGGGATGAGAAAAGCCTTCATAAGGTCACCGGAAGAAGAGCGAGAATATCTGCAGGAAGCAGGTTTCACGAGCATCACACAATTTTATCAAGCAATCAGTTTCCGCGGCTGGGTAGCCTACGCATGA
- a CDS encoding efflux RND transporter periplasmic adaptor subunit yields MNDANSQGRDTENSQPDLREILGTNRSGRKKKSRRYLYAVAAIVLIGGGLGYYYQSRAAGVAYNYVTEPAKQGDLSVIVTSTGSVQPTDQVDISSELSGTVRKVNVTYNTPVKSGDILAELDTNKLEADVQSARAKLASAKASVLKARADLGSAKTSMERLRSLVQNRVSSQQDLDAAQFSHDAAAATLDVNEATVLSAEADLRLAEVNLGKAKIVSPIDGVILTRSVDPGATVASSLNAPVLFTIAGDLRHMELQVSVDEADVGKVETGQKATFNVDAYPDRSFPAEIETVRFASETVSNVVTYKGILTVDNEELLLRPGMTATANIIVEEIKDTLLVPNSALRYTPPRESASRSGGLMSLFRPPRMGRSQNRDAGQAATGKRTVWVLRNNNPVSVSIETGSTDGQHTVVKSGELKADDQVITDATARNAG; encoded by the coding sequence ATGAATGACGCCAACAGCCAAGGCCGCGACACGGAAAACAGCCAGCCCGATCTGCGGGAGATTCTGGGCACGAACAGATCCGGCAGGAAGAAGAAATCGCGTCGGTATCTTTATGCCGTGGCTGCCATCGTGCTGATCGGCGGCGGTCTCGGTTATTATTACCAGTCGCGTGCCGCAGGCGTCGCCTACAACTATGTCACGGAACCGGCAAAACAGGGTGATCTTTCCGTCATCGTCACCTCCACCGGCTCGGTCCAGCCAACCGATCAGGTCGATATATCGAGCGAATTGTCCGGCACGGTCCGCAAGGTCAACGTCACATACAATACCCCGGTAAAGTCCGGCGATATTCTGGCCGAGCTCGACACCAACAAGCTCGAAGCTGACGTGCAGAGCGCCCGCGCCAAGCTTGCCTCCGCCAAGGCCAGCGTGCTGAAGGCGCGCGCCGATCTCGGTTCGGCGAAAACCTCCATGGAGCGGCTGAGATCGCTGGTGCAGAACCGGGTCTCCAGCCAGCAGGATCTGGATGCGGCCCAGTTCAGCCACGATGCCGCCGCCGCCACGCTTGACGTCAACGAGGCGACAGTGCTTTCAGCGGAAGCGGATCTGAGGCTCGCCGAGGTCAATCTCGGCAAGGCCAAGATCGTTTCGCCCATCGATGGCGTCATCCTCACCCGCAGCGTCGATCCCGGCGCCACCGTTGCCTCCTCGCTGAATGCCCCGGTGTTGTTCACCATCGCCGGCGATCTGCGTCACATGGAACTGCAGGTCTCGGTCGATGAGGCCGATGTCGGCAAGGTCGAGACCGGGCAGAAAGCGACATTCAATGTCGATGCCTATCCCGATCGCAGTTTCCCGGCCGAAATTGAGACCGTGCGTTTCGCCTCGGAAACCGTATCCAATGTCGTGACCTACAAGGGCATATTGACCGTCGATAATGAGGAACTGCTGCTGCGCCCGGGCATGACTGCGACCGCCAATATCATTGTCGAGGAAATCAAGGACACGCTGCTGGTGCCGAATTCGGCGCTCCGTTATACGCCGCCGCGCGAATCCGCCTCGCGTAGTGGCGGGTTGATGAGCCTGTTCCGCCCGCCCCGCATGGGCCGGTCGCAGAACCGCGATGCGGGTCAGGCCGCGACGGGCAAAAGAACGGTGTGGGTGCTGCGCAACAACAATCCCGTCTCCGTCTCCATCGAAACCGGTTCCACTGACGGCCAGCACACCGTGGTCAAATCGGGCGAGTTGAAAGCCGATGATCAGGTGATTACCGACGCAACGGCCCGCAACGCCGGCTGA